In one Nicotiana sylvestris chromosome 8, ASM39365v2, whole genome shotgun sequence genomic region, the following are encoded:
- the LOC138876247 gene encoding uncharacterized protein, protein MEDIFKIKQGDPELLREFVDRFQRERMMLPRIPDNWAAMAFASNLNEKSSEATRRLKESLREFPATTWNDVYNRYNTKLRIEEDTISRSQKDEKASFGGYNFNVSTSELVAVLRGVGDKVHWPKEMRSNPNRCNPDHWCEFRNDHGHKMADCTLLQGEVDHLLKKGYLTELFSEKGKQAYMKNRQEPPKPPSPKRTVNVISGGEEINGVTYTAANKVSKVTITHEKRVQHVLEEESITFDDADADSVLTSHNDALVISLPVHDINVKRVLIDLGSSVNIILLRVLHEMQAEDKLVPKAHTLSGFDNSSVVTKGR, encoded by the exons atggaggatattttcaaaatcaagcaaggagatCCAGAGTTGCTTAGGGAGTTTGTGGATaggttccagcgtgaaagaatgatgtTACCACGCATACCAGATAATTGGGCAGCTATGGCTTTTGCCAGTAACTTGAATGAGAAAAGTtcagaagccacgagacgactcaaggaaagtctgcgtgaatttccagcaacaacctggaatgatgtttacaatagATACAACACGAagctgaggatagaagaagacactATCTCCCGATCTCAGAAAGATGAGAAG GCAAGTTTTGGCGGTTACAATTTCAATGTCAGCACTTCAGAATTGGTAGCGGTGTTAAGAGGCGTGGGCGATAAGGTGCAttggccaaaagaaatgagatcaaatccaaacaGGTGCAATCCTGATCACTGGTGCGAATTTCGCAACGATCATGGTCATAAAATGGCAGATTGCACATTGCTACAAGGCGAAGTTGATCATCTATTAAAGAAAGGGTATCTCACTGAAttattcagtgagaaaggtaagcaagcatacatgaagaacaggcaggagccccctaaacctccttctcccaaaaggaccgTTAATGTTATAAGCGGGGGCGAAGAAATCAATGGTGTAACATACACAGCAGCCAATAAAGtttccaaagtcacaattacccaCGAGAAGCGGGTGCAACATGTCTTAGAGGAAGAAAgcattacatttgatgatgcagatgcggaTAGCGTGTTAACTTCACATAACGATGCACTCGTAATATCTCTACCTGTACATGATattaatgtgaaacgagttttgattgatctaggtagttccgtgaacattattctaCTGAGAGTACTAcatgagatgcaagctgaagataaactagtaccaaaggcgcatactttgTCTGGATTCGACAATTCCAGCGTTGTGACGAAAGGGAGATAA
- the LOC104244940 gene encoding pentatricopeptide repeat-containing protein At5g47360-like, whose protein sequence is MLPPSISRHFLKTNSANTPIFLLHKVLLFTTCSSSAGEFLSHLLKNKNGSGLEKTLNTVKAKLDAKCVNEVLEKCAVDDPQTGLRFFIWAGLHPSYRHSSYMFSRAYKLLGFEREPRIIQDVIEAYRLQNNYVPSAKMFKVILNLCREGKDANLGLWVLRKMKESNCRPDTTVYNVVIRLLCEKGDMDEAMGLMREMDLIDLHPDMITYVVMIKGLSELGRLEEACGLTKAMTGNGCVPNTVTYSALLDGICRFGSLERALELLREMEKDGGQCKPNVVTYTTVVQNFVEKDQSIEALSILDQMRDFGCKPNRVLICTLIQGLCKDGHVEEARKVIIRVAESGLPYDSCYSFLVLSLFRIGKLKEAEMCFRRMLAGGLKPDGLTSSTIMRWLCQQRRILDGYHLIDAIEQSAGVSSMDSDIYSILMAGLCEENHLVEAAKLASLMVGKGIQLKGPCTKNVIEYLRRCGKEDLASSIGSIKC, encoded by the coding sequence ATGCTTCCTCCATCAATCTCTCGCCATTTCTTGAAAACTAATTCAGCCAACACGCCAATTTTCTTACTCCATAAGGTTCTTTTATTCACCACTTGTTCATCATCAGCTGGAGAATTCTTGAGTCAtttgttgaaaaataaaaatgggtctGGTCTGGAGAAGACTCTGAACACAGTTAAGGCTAAACTAGATGCTAAATGTGTTAATGAAGTATTAGAGAAATGTGCCGTTGATGATCCTCAAACGGGTCTCAGATTCTTCATTTGGGCTGGACTTCATCCCAGCTATAGACACAGCAGTTACATGTTTAGTAGAGCGTATAAACTGCTCGGATTTGAGCGTGAACCACGAATTATTCAAGATGTCATTGAGGCTTATAGGTTGCAGAATAATTATGTTCCAAGTGCTAAGATGTTCAAGGTTATTTTGAATTTGTGTAGAGAGGGAAAAGATGCTAACTTGGGCTTGTGGGtgttgagaaaaatgaaagagtcCAATTGTAGGCCGGATACAACGGTGTATAACGTAGTTATTAGATTGTTATGTGAGAAAGGTGATATGGACGAGGCAATGGGTTTGATGAGAGAGATGGACTTGATTGATCTTCATCCTGATATGATCACTTATGTTGTGATGATTAAGGGGTTGTCTGAGTTGGGTAGGTTGGAAGAAGCTTGTGGATTAACCAAAGCTATGACGGGGAATGGATGCGTGCCAAATACGGTGACCTATTCAGCTCTTCTTGATGGGATTTGTAGGTTCGGGAGTTTGGAGAGGGCACTTGAGTTATTGAGAGAAATGGAAAAAGATGGTGGGCAGTGTAAGCCCAACGTCGTTACTTATACTACTGTGGTTCAAAATTTTGTTGAGAAAGATCAGTCGATAGAGGCATTAAGTATTTTGGACCAAATGAGGGATTTTGGTTGTAAACCAAATAGGGTACTTATCTGTACTTTGATTCAGGGTCTATGCAAAGATGGGCATGTGGAGGAAGCTCGTAAAGTCATTATCAGAGTAGCTGAAAGTGGTCTTCCATATGATTCTTGTTACAGTTTTCTAGTTTTATCACTGTTTCGGATTGGAAAACTCAAGGAGGCAGAAATGTGTTTTAGGAGAATGTTGGCTGGTGGCCTAAAGCCTGATGGTTTGACCTCAAGCACAATAATGAGATGGCTTTGTCAGCAGAGAAGGATACTTGATGGATATCACTTGATTGACGCGATTGAGCAGTCTGCAGGCGTATCTTCTATGGATTCTGATATTTATTCTATACTTATGGCTGGACTATGTGAGGAAAATCATCTTGTTGAAGCTGCAAAGCTTGCTAGTCTAATGGTAGGGAAAGGAATTCAGCTTAAAGGTCCTTGTACTAAGAATGTAATTGAATATCTTAGACGTTGTGGCAAAGAAGATTTAGCTTCAAGCATTGGTAGTATTAAGTGCTGA